In one Prosthecochloris aestuarii DSM 271 genomic region, the following are encoded:
- a CDS encoding HsdR family type I site-specific deoxyribonuclease, with the protein MPTPSEHKTVQSRILAYAEAIGWTVVFREEAEKRRAGFPTRHYIPTGTVTEGFPTRHYIQCGKQENGGQECPPSVKSLSLFFDDLLDAKVREFNPCYAEAEGALLGQFRHLHADIYGNREFVEHLRNRGKFFDHEEKRERDLILIDYENPERNVYEVTEEWAYHNGQYGTREDIVFLVNGIPVLMIECKNATRDEAIALGIDQIRRYHRETPELFVPQQLFTVTDAIGFSYGATWNTVRRNIFEWRTEGGLSSPPLHSDVNEGLSSPPLHSELESGSENSPLHVKRKEGGNGGLENPPSFLDPEREIGMTLRRLPHWQQGDVWVFVTWRLADSLPQSKLEEWKEEREIWLSKHPEPWDEKTEEEYHERFSRQIDDWLDQGRGSCLLKDPENAQIVADALRHFDGERYQLASFVVMPNHVHVLFCPSGTHSLAGILKSWKGFSAREINKRSGKTGSFWQEEYWDRLIRSEKHFFRVAKYIRENPIKGGGFSNPPLHSYFERGLENPPLHSDVNAGLSNLPFYYECELLFGKNGGQECPHSVEDNGGFENPPSFQEKARLEALPLQSKEVQENGGQECPPSFPGRLEAKVKTFCAIPQVLAFLKEYIVFAEKDEELNKYILRQHQTGAVDASVNRALDPVRSRGLVWHTQGSGKTFTMIKAAERLFRAPEADKPTILLMIDRNELEDQMLKNISALGLGNLEHAGSIKRLNKLLRDDYRGIIVTMIHKFRDMPGNINTRSNIYVLIDEAHRTTGGDLGNYLMAGLPNATFIGFTGTPVDKTVYGKGTFKTFGCEDDKGYLHKYSIADSIEDGTTLPLYYQLAPNDMLVPHETLDKEFLSLVEAEGVADIEELNKILDRAVNLKNFLKGRERIKKVAQFVAGHYLANVEPLGYKAFLVGVDREACAHYKQALDQFLPSDYSRVVYTGNNNDSVLLKKFHLDQKQERQIRKSFGKLAEQPKILIVTEKLLTGFDAPLLYAMYLDKPMRDHTLLQAIARVNRPYENEAQEMVKPHGFVLDFVGIFDKLEKALAFDSKEINAIVKDISLLKALFKSKMEAIGGRTFQSAIGLQTANRGNGHWISNEDSECNGGLESHEDKCNGGLESPPSFTFNDRDVDNLIEHFRDPERRKAFFREYKEIEMLYEIISPDAFLRPFIDNYAMLSAIYNVVSKAYTKRIQVDRDFQRKTSMLVQQRVGSYGVGELQGVVKIDANAIDIINAQAGGGVTKVINLIKSIEKIAEEQSDDPFLIAMAERAQAVQERFENRQTTTAEALGKLIQEVEANEARKKEQAEKGFDGLTYFVYRTLLDEDINNPEEVSRKIKAVFLEYPNWQKSGAAMRELRKKITFALFTQSDDLDRVTGIVDALFSLLERANGI; encoded by the coding sequence ATGCCCACACCCTCCGAACATAAAACCGTCCAGTCCCGAATCCTCGCATACGCCGAGGCCATCGGCTGGACCGTTGTATTTCGTGAGGAAGCGGAGAAACGGAGGGCGGGTTTTCCAACCCGCCATTACATTCCAACAGGAACAGTAACGGAAGGTTTTCCAACCCGCCATTACATTCAATGTGGCAAGCAAGAAAATGGCGGACAGGAATGTCCGCCCTCCGTTAAATCATTGTCCCTTTTCTTCGACGACCTGCTTGACGCGAAGGTTCGGGAGTTCAATCCTTGCTATGCCGAGGCGGAAGGAGCGTTGCTTGGGCAGTTCCGGCATTTGCATGCTGACATCTACGGCAATCGGGAGTTCGTGGAGCATCTGCGTAACCGGGGGAAGTTCTTCGATCACGAGGAGAAGCGGGAGCGCGACCTGATCCTGATCGATTACGAGAATCCTGAGCGGAACGTGTACGAAGTGACCGAGGAGTGGGCCTATCATAACGGGCAGTACGGTACTCGCGAGGATATTGTCTTTCTCGTCAACGGCATTCCCGTGCTGATGATCGAGTGCAAGAATGCCACCAGGGATGAGGCGATTGCTTTGGGGATAGACCAGATCCGCCGTTACCATCGCGAGACACCAGAACTGTTCGTTCCCCAGCAGCTTTTCACCGTTACCGATGCCATCGGCTTTTCGTATGGAGCCACTTGGAACACCGTGCGCCGTAACATCTTCGAGTGGAGAACGGAGGGCGGACTTTCCAGTCCGCCATTACATTCTGATGTGAATGAAGGACTTTCCAGTCCGCCATTACATTCTGAATTGGAAAGCGGATCAGAAAATTCGCCATTGCATGTGAAAAGAAAAGAGGGGGGAAATGGCGGGTTGGAAAACCCGCCCTCCTTTCTTGACCCGGAGAGAGAGATTGGCATGACGCTGCGTCGGTTGCCGCATTGGCAGCAGGGTGATGTGTGGGTCTTTGTGACATGGCGGCTGGCGGATTCTCTGCCACAGTCGAAACTGGAGGAGTGGAAAGAAGAGCGGGAGATCTGGCTTTCGAAACATCCTGAGCCATGGGATGAGAAAACCGAAGAAGAGTATCATGAACGCTTTTCGCGTCAGATCGACGATTGGCTCGATCAGGGCCGTGGTTCGTGTCTGCTAAAAGATCCTGAAAATGCGCAGATCGTTGCCGATGCGTTACGGCATTTTGACGGAGAACGCTATCAGCTGGCTTCGTTCGTGGTGATGCCGAATCATGTGCACGTGTTGTTCTGTCCGTCCGGAACGCATTCGCTCGCCGGGATTCTGAAATCCTGGAAGGGATTCAGCGCCCGTGAGATCAACAAGCGATCGGGAAAGACGGGATCGTTCTGGCAGGAAGAGTATTGGGACCGTTTGATTCGAAGTGAGAAGCACTTTTTCAGGGTGGCAAAGTACATCCGTGAGAATCCAATAAAGGGGGGCGGGTTTTCCAACCCGCCATTACATTCTTATTTTGAAAGAGGATTAGAAAACCCGCCATTACATTCTGATGTGAATGCAGGACTTTCCAACCTGCCATTCTATTACGAATGCGAATTGCTGTTCGGAAAAAATGGCGGACAGGAATGTCCGCACTCCGTTGAAGATAATGGCGGGTTTGAAAACCCGCCCTCTTTTCAAGAAAAGGCCAGGCTGGAAGCATTGCCATTACAGTCAAAAGAAGTTCAAGAAAATGGCGGACAGGAATGTCCGCCCTCCTTTCCCGGTCGTCTTGAGGCCAAGGTCAAAACCTTCTGCGCTATCCCGCAGGTGCTCGCCTTCCTGAAGGAGTACATTGTCTTTGCCGAAAAGGACGAGGAGCTGAACAAGTACATTCTGCGCCAGCACCAGACCGGTGCGGTGGATGCATCCGTCAATCGGGCACTTGATCCTGTCCGTTCCCGTGGTCTCGTCTGGCATACGCAGGGGAGCGGCAAGACCTTCACGATGATCAAGGCGGCTGAACGGCTCTTTCGTGCGCCAGAGGCAGACAAGCCGACCATCCTTCTGATGATCGACCGCAACGAGCTGGAAGACCAGATGCTCAAGAATATCTCCGCGCTCGGTTTGGGCAATCTGGAGCATGCAGGAAGCATCAAGCGGCTCAACAAACTGTTGCGTGACGACTATCGGGGCATCATCGTCACGATGATCCACAAGTTCCGGGATATGCCGGGGAATATCAATACCCGGTCGAACATCTACGTCCTGATCGACGAAGCACACCGTACTACAGGCGGCGATCTTGGCAACTACCTCATGGCCGGTCTGCCCAACGCCACCTTCATCGGTTTTACCGGTACGCCGGTGGACAAGACCGTTTACGGTAAGGGCACCTTCAAGACCTTCGGCTGCGAGGACGACAAAGGGTATCTGCACAAGTATTCCATCGCCGACAGCATCGAGGACGGCACCACGCTGCCGCTATACTACCAGCTTGCGCCCAACGACATGCTCGTCCCGCACGAGACACTGGACAAGGAGTTTCTCTCCCTTGTCGAAGCTGAGGGAGTCGCTGACATCGAAGAGTTGAACAAAATTCTCGACCGGGCAGTGAACCTGAAGAACTTTCTCAAAGGCAGGGAACGGATCAAGAAAGTCGCGCAGTTTGTTGCAGGGCACTACCTCGCCAACGTCGAACCTCTCGGCTACAAGGCTTTCCTTGTCGGGGTAGACAGGGAGGCCTGCGCCCACTACAAGCAGGCCCTCGACCAGTTCCTGCCGTCCGATTATTCCCGGGTGGTCTACACCGGCAACAATAACGACTCCGTCCTGCTCAAGAAATTTCATCTCGACCAGAAACAGGAACGGCAGATCCGCAAAAGCTTCGGCAAACTCGCAGAGCAGCCGAAGATTCTCATCGTCACCGAGAAACTTCTTACCGGATTCGATGCGCCTCTGCTCTACGCCATGTATCTCGACAAGCCGATGCGCGACCATACCCTGTTGCAGGCCATCGCAAGGGTAAACCGTCCCTACGAGAACGAAGCGCAGGAGATGGTAAAGCCCCACGGTTTTGTGCTCGATTTTGTCGGCATTTTCGACAAACTCGAAAAAGCTCTTGCCTTCGACAGCAAGGAGATCAACGCCATCGTCAAGGATATCAGTCTTCTGAAGGCACTCTTCAAAAGCAAGATGGAGGCTATAGGAGGGCGGACTTTCCAGTCCGCCATTGGATTACAAACGGCGAACAGAGGAAACGGGCATTGGATTTCGAATGAGGATTCTGAATGTAATGGCGGACTGGAAAGTCATGAGGATAAATGTAATGGCGGACTGGAAAGTCCGCCCTCCTTTACGTTCAATGATAGGGATGTCGATAATCTGATCGAGCATTTCCGTGATCCGGAGCGGCGGAAAGCGTTTTTCAGGGAGTACAAGGAGATCGAGATGCTCTACGAGATCATCTCACCGGATGCGTTTCTCCGGCCATTTATTGACAACTATGCGATGCTTTCGGCAATCTACAATGTGGTTAGCAAGGCCTATACGAAGCGCATTCAGGTCGATCGTGATTTCCAGCGCAAGACCAGCATGCTGGTGCAGCAGCGGGTCGGCAGTTACGGAGTCGGAGAGTTGCAGGGCGTGGTGAAAATAGATGCGAACGCCATCGACATCATCAATGCCCAGGCTGGCGGGGGCGTAACGAAGGTGATCAATCTTATCAAGAGTATTGAAAAGATCGCGGAGGAGCAAAGCGACGATCCGTTTCTGATCGCCATGGCCGAAAGAGCACAAGCCGTGCAGGAGCGTTTCGAGAACCGCCAGACCACGACAGCCGAAGCCCTGGGAAAGCTTATCCAGGAGGTCGAGGCCAACGAGGCCCGCAAAAAAGAGCAGGCGGAAAAAGGATTTGACGGACTGACTTACTTCGTCTACCGGACGCTGCTCGACGAGGATATAAATAATCCCGAAGAGGTCAGCCGGAAGATCAAGGCGGTATTTCTGGAATATCCCAACTGGCAGAAAAGCGGCGCGGCAATGCGTGAGCTGCGAAAAAAGATCACTTTTGCGCTTTTTACTCAATCGGACGACCTTGACCGGGTCACTGGCATTGTGGACGCCCTGTTCAGTTTGCTGGAACGGGCAAACGGGATTTGA
- a CDS encoding M48 family metallopeptidase, giving the protein MSEVNSKNRFKQRVHEWAEKLDVQVVWLGVRPMKNKWASCSTEGHLNFNTELLDMDEPVWDYVIVHELLHFSVPNHGKLWKSLMRAHLGEYEACEKELRQKVQNKI; this is encoded by the coding sequence ATGAGCGAAGTGAACTCGAAAAACCGATTCAAGCAACGCGTTCATGAGTGGGCTGAGAAGCTTGACGTGCAGGTGGTCTGGCTCGGTGTCCGCCCTATGAAGAATAAATGGGCCTCCTGTTCAACCGAAGGACACCTGAATTTCAATACCGAGTTACTGGATATGGATGAGCCTGTCTGGGATTATGTCATTGTCCACGAATTGCTCCACTTCTCTGTGCCCAACCACGGCAAGCTCTGGAAAAGCCTGATGCGCGCTCATCTGGGCGAGTATGAAGCCTGTGAAAAAGAGTTAAGGCAAAAGGTGCAGAACAAGATATAG
- a CDS encoding FAD-dependent oxidoreductase, which produces MQKNVDILVIGGSAAGIVAATTARAFYPDKAVMIVRKEQKAVVPCGIPYIYGTLKSIEQNIIPAGHITDAGVEMMIDEVVSIDSEKKTATTVSGTVISWDKLVIATGSVPKVPGWLKGTDLDNVFTIPKDCQYLDHVQHAMEGSRKVVIIGGGFIGVEIADELSKKGLDITLVELLPHVLQMAFDEEMSVRAEEILTTSGVKLKLGCKVEEIEGDGKVTGVRLDGGEVLEADLVILSTGYLPNTTLAADAGIKLNELGAIRVDEYMRTENKDIFAVGDCAEKFSFFTRIVKGLMLASTACSEARIAGMNLYKLSRLRTFGGTLSIFSTAIGGTTFAAAGVTEQMAIERGFDIVSASAEGIDKHPKTLPGVHAQRVKLIVNRESGLVLGGSVIGGVSAGELINVIGVIIESMMTIHQVLTLQLGTHPLLTGPPTGYPLLKAAENVAKKMRQ; this is translated from the coding sequence ATGCAGAAAAACGTTGATATACTTGTTATAGGCGGCAGCGCGGCTGGAATTGTTGCGGCTACGACCGCGAGAGCTTTTTACCCGGATAAAGCGGTCATGATTGTACGTAAGGAGCAGAAAGCAGTGGTGCCTTGCGGGATTCCTTACATCTATGGGACGCTGAAGAGCATTGAGCAGAATATTATTCCAGCAGGTCATATTACCGATGCCGGTGTTGAGATGATGATCGACGAAGTCGTCAGCATCGACAGCGAGAAGAAAACTGCGACGACGGTTTCAGGTACGGTGATTTCCTGGGACAAGCTGGTTATTGCTACAGGATCGGTACCTAAGGTGCCGGGCTGGTTGAAAGGGACTGACCTCGATAACGTCTTTACCATTCCGAAGGATTGCCAATACCTCGATCATGTGCAGCATGCGATGGAGGGAAGCAGGAAAGTGGTGATTATCGGTGGTGGATTTATAGGGGTGGAAATCGCTGATGAACTGAGCAAGAAAGGGCTTGATATCACGTTGGTCGAGTTGTTGCCGCATGTGCTGCAGATGGCCTTTGACGAGGAGATGTCGGTTCGTGCCGAAGAGATCCTGACGACGTCAGGCGTGAAGCTCAAACTCGGCTGCAAGGTTGAGGAGATCGAAGGCGATGGCAAGGTGACTGGCGTGCGACTCGATGGAGGAGAGGTGCTTGAGGCTGATCTGGTGATTTTGTCCACCGGTTATCTTCCCAATACGACCCTTGCCGCCGATGCGGGCATCAAGCTTAACGAGCTGGGGGCTATCCGGGTTGACGAGTACATGCGCACCGAAAACAAGGATATCTTCGCTGTCGGTGATTGCGCGGAGAAGTTCTCTTTCTTTACCCGCATTGTGAAGGGCCTCATGCTGGCTTCCACCGCTTGTTCTGAAGCGCGTATCGCAGGTATGAATCTCTACAAGCTTTCCCGCTTGAGAACATTCGGCGGTACCCTGTCGATTTTCTCTACCGCTATCGGCGGAACGACCTTTGCTGCTGCCGGTGTGACGGAGCAGATGGCGATTGAACGGGGATTTGATATCGTCAGCGCTTCTGCTGAAGGGATCGACAAGCATCCGAAAACTCTTCCGGGCGTTCACGCTCAGCGGGTCAAGCTGATTGTCAACCGTGAATCCGGTCTGGTACTCGGCGGTTCAGTGATCGGTGGAGTGAGCGCGGGAGAGCTGATCAATGTTATCGGGGTGATTATCGAGAGTATGATGACGATTCACCAGGTACTGACGCTCCAGCTCGGAACCCATCCTCTTCTTACAGGTCCACCGACCGGCTATCCGTTGCTGAAAGCTGCTGAAAACGTAGCGAAGAAGATGCGGCAATAG
- the serB gene encoding phosphoserine phosphatase SerB, whose protein sequence is MREILLITLSGPDQPGLTSKISETLARYRINVLDIGQEVIHNQLSIGLLIEVPEEYSSSPVLKDMLFTAHTLGLQISFTPITDEEYTQWVGEQGKPRYLISLLGREIKAEQIMRVSSVITAHQLNIDKINRLSGRIPLEQEEKKNTKACIELSIRGTLQNEDGFREQLLAITDDLGIDIAFQEDNVYRRNRRLMVFDMDSTLITSEVIDELAIEAGAGEEVSAITEQAMRGEIDFNVSLQKRVATLKGLEESVLQKVAERLKLTEGAETLFYNLHNLGFKTAIISGGFTYFGRYLQKKLNIDYVFANELEIVNGRMTGQVLGEIVNGKRKAELLEQIATTEKISLEQTIAVGDGANDLPMLGKAGLGIAFRAKPIVKETAKQAISTLGLDAILYLMGFRDRDSLNSNEAR, encoded by the coding sequence ATGAGAGAAATTCTTCTCATCACCCTTTCAGGCCCGGATCAACCGGGCCTGACGTCGAAGATTTCCGAAACGCTGGCCCGTTACAGGATCAATGTTCTCGATATCGGGCAGGAAGTCATTCATAATCAGCTTTCCATAGGTCTCCTGATAGAAGTCCCCGAAGAGTACTCCTCATCGCCGGTCCTCAAGGATATGCTCTTCACCGCACATACACTCGGACTGCAGATCTCCTTTACCCCAATTACCGATGAAGAGTACACGCAGTGGGTGGGAGAACAGGGAAAACCGCGTTATCTCATCTCGCTTCTCGGCAGAGAAATCAAAGCGGAGCAGATCATGAGGGTCTCTTCCGTGATTACAGCGCATCAGCTCAATATTGACAAGATCAACCGGCTTTCGGGCAGGATACCTCTCGAGCAGGAGGAGAAAAAAAATACCAAAGCATGTATCGAACTCTCGATTCGCGGCACCCTGCAAAACGAAGACGGGTTCCGCGAACAGCTGCTTGCCATTACCGATGACCTCGGCATCGACATCGCCTTCCAGGAAGACAACGTATACCGGCGGAATCGCCGCCTGATGGTATTTGATATGGATTCCACGCTTATCACGTCGGAAGTGATCGATGAACTGGCCATCGAAGCCGGTGCAGGCGAAGAAGTGTCCGCTATTACCGAACAGGCCATGCGCGGGGAAATCGACTTTAACGTCAGCCTGCAGAAACGTGTCGCAACGCTCAAAGGCCTCGAAGAATCGGTTCTGCAGAAAGTTGCCGAACGCCTGAAGCTCACCGAAGGCGCTGAAACGCTCTTTTACAACCTGCACAATCTGGGCTTCAAAACCGCTATCATTTCAGGAGGGTTCACCTACTTCGGCCGCTACCTGCAGAAAAAACTCAACATCGACTACGTCTTTGCCAATGAACTTGAAATCGTCAACGGCAGGATGACAGGACAGGTCCTCGGGGAAATCGTCAACGGAAAAAGAAAAGCGGAGCTGCTCGAACAGATCGCAACAACCGAAAAGATAAGCCTGGAACAAACCATCGCCGTCGGCGACGGAGCAAACGACCTGCCCATGCTCGGCAAAGCAGGACTCGGTATCGCCTTCAGGGCCAAACCCATCGTCAAGGAAACCGCCAAACAGGCCATCTCAACCCTCGGCCTCGACGCAATTCTCTACCTCATGGGTTTCCGGGACCGCGATTCGCTCAATAGTAACGAAGCCCGGTAA
- the guaA gene encoding glutamine-hydrolyzing GMP synthase has protein sequence MQSVLVLDFGSQYTQLIARRIREIGIYSEIIPYSTPLDTIKEHKPGAIILSGGPNSVYGEDALLPDKGIFSLGVPILGICYGLQVIATHFGGEVAVSSKQEFGRAKILVDRENDVAASRLFSDIPDSDVWMSHGDKVVRMPEGFSITASSGNSEMCAIEATGSKAALKVYGLQFHPEVQHSLYGKQLLSNFLIDIAGLKPDWSPKSFIEHQIEEIRKTAGNATVICGISGGVDSTVAAVLVSKAIGKKLHCVFVNNGLLRKNEGEKVMSILKPLGLNITMVDAEEIFLKRLKSVASPEKKRKIIGRTFIHIFEEQIHEEKFLVQGTLYPDVIESVSVKGPSETIKSHHNVGGLPKRMKLKLIEPLRELFKDEVRAVGRELGIDEDILMRHPFPGPGLAVRVLGSLTKERLDILRDADEIFLEELKKQNLYQQVWQAFSVLLPVQSVGVMGDKRTYENVLALRAVESSDGMTADWAHLPHEFLSHVSNRIINEVRGINRVAYDISSKPPATIEWE, from the coding sequence ATGCAGTCTGTTCTTGTACTCGATTTCGGCTCTCAATATACCCAGCTCATTGCCAGGAGAATCCGCGAAATCGGGATCTATTCTGAAATTATCCCATACAGCACACCGCTGGACACCATCAAAGAGCACAAGCCAGGAGCAATCATTCTTTCCGGAGGGCCAAACAGCGTCTACGGCGAAGATGCGCTGCTCCCCGATAAAGGAATATTCTCTCTCGGAGTGCCGATTCTGGGGATCTGTTATGGTCTGCAGGTTATCGCGACGCACTTTGGAGGAGAGGTCGCCGTATCGTCAAAACAGGAATTCGGTCGCGCCAAAATACTGGTTGACCGGGAAAACGACGTAGCCGCAAGCAGGCTTTTCAGCGATATTCCCGATTCGGATGTCTGGATGAGCCATGGCGACAAGGTCGTCAGAATGCCTGAAGGATTTTCCATTACCGCAAGCAGCGGCAACTCTGAAATGTGCGCTATTGAAGCAACGGGCAGCAAAGCCGCTCTGAAGGTCTATGGACTGCAGTTCCATCCCGAAGTCCAGCACTCACTCTACGGAAAACAGCTGCTCTCAAACTTTCTTATCGATATCGCCGGGCTCAAGCCCGACTGGTCACCTAAAAGCTTTATCGAGCATCAGATCGAAGAGATTCGAAAAACAGCAGGCAACGCTACCGTCATTTGCGGTATCAGCGGCGGCGTCGATTCCACGGTAGCCGCAGTGCTCGTCAGCAAAGCCATCGGGAAAAAACTCCACTGCGTCTTTGTCAACAACGGTCTGTTGCGTAAAAACGAGGGTGAAAAAGTGATGAGTATCCTCAAGCCGCTCGGCCTCAACATCACGATGGTCGATGCCGAAGAGATCTTCCTCAAACGCCTCAAAAGCGTTGCCTCACCCGAGAAAAAGCGCAAAATCATCGGCCGGACCTTTATCCATATTTTTGAGGAACAGATTCACGAAGAAAAATTTCTCGTTCAGGGGACCCTCTATCCTGACGTCATCGAAAGCGTCAGCGTCAAAGGACCGTCAGAAACCATCAAGTCGCACCACAATGTCGGCGGCCTGCCGAAACGCATGAAACTCAAACTGATCGAACCCCTGCGGGAGCTTTTCAAAGATGAAGTCCGCGCCGTCGGGCGAGAACTCGGTATCGACGAGGATATCCTCATGCGCCACCCCTTCCCGGGCCCTGGTCTGGCTGTACGCGTCCTTGGATCACTCACCAAAGAACGGCTCGATATCCTGCGGGATGCAGATGAAATCTTCCTCGAAGAGCTCAAAAAGCAGAACCTCTATCAGCAGGTCTGGCAGGCGTTCTCCGTCCTGCTGCCGGTCCAGTCCGTCGGCGTCATGGGTGATAAACGAACCTACGAAAACGTCCTTGCGCTGCGGGCTGTTGAATCTTCCGACGGCATGACAGCTGACTGGGCGCATCTGCCGCACGAATTCCTCTCTCATGTTTCAAACCGCATCATCAACGAAGTTCGCGGTATCAACAGGGTTGCCTACGACATCTCCTCCAAACCACCGGCAACCATCGAGTGGGAATGA